Below is a genomic region from Bordetella pertussis 18323.
GGCCGTCAGTTTTTCCTGGATGCTGCCCAGGTCGGCGAGGTCGAAGCGCGCCAGCACGTCGTGCACCGTGGGCGGCAGGGCATCGATGGCCTGCTGCAGGTAGGCGCCGAAATTCAGGTTGCCGCTCTTGAGCCGCTGATACAGATTGGCGCCTTCCTGGACCAGCGAACCGGTGATGAAGATCAGCGGGATGATGACCACCAGCAGGACCATCAACAGCGTGAGCAAGGCGGCCAGATTGCGCCGCGGCGCCAGGCGCACGGCGATGCGGCGGTGGACCGGCGCGAAGATGATGGCCAGGATGGCGCCCCAGAACACGGCGCCGTAGAAAGGCCACAGCAACCAGGCGAAGGCGATCGTCACCACGATGAGCAGCCCGACGAACGCCCTGCTGTTGAAAAGACTCGATTGGCTCATGTTCCATCCCGGAAGCGGCCTGGCCGCACGAGGCGCTATTGTACTCAGGGCGCCTGGCGAGCCGGTCCCGCCAGGCCATTGAGCAAGGCCTGCGCCTGCGAAACCTGGTCGGAGCGGCCATTGAGCGCCTGCAGCAGTACATTGAGCTCGCTGCGCACCGAGGGATCGCGCACCTGGGTCAGCGGACCATCGGTATCGACCTGATCGCGATGGCGCGCAACGAACCCGGCCACGCGCCGCGCATCCTCCACGGCGGGTTCGAGCAGGCCGGATATCCGCGCCAAGGCCTGTGCCGGCGCCGTGACGCTGTGTTCATAGGCGCGCGCGTAGGCGTTGCGCAGGTCGGGAGGCTGCTCCATCCCGGCGCGCGCGGCGTCGGCGGCGGCGCGCGCCTGTTCGAGCCCGGTGCGCGCGGCCGCCAGGCGCTCGGCCAGCCTGTCCCAGCCGTCCTGGCGTGCGACGATCTCGTCGACCGAATGCAGCCGCAGCGCCTGCAGCGCCGCCTGCTGCGCCGCCAACGCTTCGCGCACGGCGGCGTGCGCCGCTTCCATCGGCTCGTACTGCGCCTCGTAGTCGCCCAGGGCCTTGCGCGTGGGCGGGTCGGGCGGCGCGGCCACGACGCCCGCCTGCGGCGCGGCCACTTGTTCCAGATACGCGATGAAGGCCGCGCGCTCCTCTGGCTCGCGATTCACGCATCCGGCCAGCGCAAGCACGACGGCCAGCGCCGGCAATCCCCATCCAAACCGCATAAACCTCCCTTCCAGCACCCATGCGGCGCCACTACGCATTGCCGGCATTATCGGGCTGGCATCCGGAAAACTCCCCTGGAGCAGGCACTTTGTTGCCAT
It encodes:
- a CDS encoding DUF3053 domain-containing protein, producing the protein MATKCLLQGSFPDASPIMPAMRSGAAWVLEGRFMRFGWGLPALAVVLALAGCVNREPEERAAFIAYLEQVAAPQAGVVAAPPDPPTRKALGDYEAQYEPMEAAHAAVREALAAQQAALQALRLHSVDEIVARQDGWDRLAERLAAARTGLEQARAAADAARAGMEQPPDLRNAYARAYEHSVTAPAQALARISGLLEPAVEDARRVAGFVARHRDQVDTDGPLTQVRDPSVRSELNVLLQALNGRSDQVSQAQALLNGLAGPARQAP